Within the Desulforegulaceae bacterium genome, the region ATCGTACAGGATCATCATATAGAGGAGGATAAAAATCTAAGATTCCTCCCCTTACTGAGTAATCACCTGGTTCTTCTACAATGGAGGCCCTTGAATATCCTGACTTTAAAAGCTTAGATATTATATCTTCCATTTTAATATCTTCACCCGCACCGTAAAGATCAACGCTTTCTTCAAGCTTTATTTTGGGGATCAGAAATCGGCAGGCTTCACTCCAGGGAATAAAAACAACTTTTTGAAAAAAACTTTCTTTCATTTCATACAAAAGTTTTATTCTTTGAGCTGTGGTTTCCATATGAAAGGAATCGGACTTTAAAATATCCTGATTATATCTTGGGAAAATTCTTAAATCTTTTTTATCCAGAAAAAAGCTTGAGTCTGTTAAAAGTCTTTCAGCTTCTTCTTCATCGTTTACAAAAACAAAAACAGGCTTTAAAAAAGATTTTTTTATTCTTGAAACAATATAGGCAATTACACCAGAATTTACTCCTGAGATTTCAAGGCTTTCAAAACCTCTGATTTTTAATTCTTCAATAAAATTCATTAATTTTTTTCTTGATTTTATTTTCGCTATGTTATTAAGACAAAGTTAATTGTTAACAATGTCAACAAATTGAACCTGATTTTGAGATGTAACAGAATTGATTTTTTTATTCTTCTACAAAAACAGACACAAAAACTTTTATTTGTAAGTTAAACTTAAGATTTTCATCGCTTTTCAAATATTGAATAATTTAAAATTTAAAAACTTTTAAAATTGGAATTTAAAACAAAATGCAAAAGCATTTTTTAATTAGTTGAGTGTATAATATTCAAGGCTGATTTCTTCTACATTTAAATTTCTTTTTTTTCAAGTGCCTAATATTTTAAGTACTTAAAGATAAAAAAGAATAAAAAGATAACTTGACGAAAAACAAATAAAAATATATTCCATCGAACTTTAGGACTTTTAAATTACCCTTGGCAAACAGTTATGGAGAATTGTAATGAAAAAGGCCAAAGCAGAACATCTTACTAAAATTACCAAAGAGATAGTCATTTCCCTTTGCAAAGAAAGCAATAATTCTCAAGACGATGGAACAGGCTATGTAAGCTCTGTTAAATCAGTGCTAGAAGGAATGAAATCATACCTTGAAGCACAGGGTAAATCTTTGGAATTTAAAAAGTTTTTTGAAAATCTATATAGCTTTTCAAAAAACATATGGATAGAGAGCATAATTAAAAACAGACTTAAAGAACCAGACGGCTCTCTTGCTGAAAAAGAGACCTTATACTATGATTATTGTTTTGAGCATATTTATAAAAAAGGGAATTTCCCCTTATAAATCCAAGTTCTTCCAGAAATTCAAATTTAGGAGTTTAAATGGCACTGACCAAAAATGACATCATCGAGCAAGTTTATGAGCTGGGTTTTAGCAAAAAAGATGCATCTGAGCATGTAGAAACCCTTCTAGAAATAATGAAATCAAGCCTTGAAAACGGAGAGGATATTTTAATCTCAGGGTTTGGAAAGTTCTGCATTAAGGAAAAAGAGGCAAGAAGAGGAAGAAATCCAGCAACAGGCAAAGACTTGATGCTTCCGCCAAGAAAAATTGTTACTTTCAAGTGTTCAGGTAAATTAAGAGAAAAAATCAACTAAACATTTGGCTGATAGAAATTGATTTTTTATTTAGCAAATACAAAGCCAATCGTAAATTCAGCAGATATTAATAAAATTAAGCTTTAGCCATCTTGAAAATAAAGTTTTTTGTTTTTGCACTGATTATTTAATAGTAAAGCTGAATATAAAAAACGGAATTTCATTTAAATAAATTCCGTTTTTTATTTACTGAAAACAAAGAAACAAAAAGAGTTAATCAGGAAAAATAAACCCTTTGGCTTTCATTTCATTTTCTGTAAGTTCTTCAAGCTCATGGGGGAGAACTATCCACTGATGTGACTCAAAAGTTTTATAATATTCATCAGGAAGCATATTGGCAACTCTGTTTTCAGGCTTATAATAAAGGGCTGCCATTGTAAGGGAAACATTTTTTTTATCAATTGTATTTAAAAGTTTATTTTTCACTCCCTCAAAAGTTTTTCCCCTGTCAAATATATCATCAATTACAATTATCCTTGTTCCATCTTCAACTTGACGAATTACCCCTTCAATATTATCTACTTCAACTTCATTGGAAGCATGATAAATACCTTTATAAGATTGTGCCTGAATGGTTGCATATTTTTTTCTTGTTTTGGTAAGCACGGTAAACACTTCCTGGATATATACCGAAACCTGGGCTCCTCCCCTTGTAATTCCCACAAATAAATCAAAATCAAGATTTTTTTTAAAAAGTTTTTTTGCAAATCCCCATGAATCGTTTTCAAGCATTTCCGGTGAAATAAAATATTTTTCAACTTTTTCTGACATCAATTTCTCCATCCAGATAAAAACATCGGCAAATTATTTAATATCCTATTATTGGAAAACTTTTAAAAACTTACCCATGCTTAATTTAAAATTTAGATTGTATTCAGTATTATATCAATAAAAGAGAAAACACCGATAATCCACATAAGAGGATGAATCTTCTTAATATTTCCAGAAAACAGCCCAAGGATACAATAAGAAACAAAACCAACAGCAAGTCCCATTGAAATACTATATGTAAGAGGCATTAAAATTATTGTAAGAAAAGCTGGAATCCCTGTATGAAACTTGCTGAAATTAATCATTCCAACATTTTTAAACATAAATACACCTACAATGACAAGAGCTGGAGCAGTTGCAAATGTTGGAACTATTGCAATAAAAGGGGTAAAAAGAAGGGCCAGAAGAAAAAGAAAAGCCGTTACAACACTTGTAAGCCCTGTTCTTCCCCCCACAGCAATACCTGCACCAGATTCAACATAGGTTGTTGTTGTACTTGTTCCAAGAAGAGCACCTGCTATTGTTGCAACAGCATCTGCTTCAAGAACCCTGTCAATTTTTTCAATATTACCGTCTTCATCAACAAGTTTAGCCTCATATGAACAGGCTAGAATTGTTCCAAGGGAGTCAAAAAGGTCAACAAAAATAAATGAAAAAATTGCCCCCCATAAACTCCATTTTAAAGCACCTAAAATATCAAGTTCCAAAAAAATAGGCCCTGGAGATGGGGGAGTTGAAATAAATTTTTCAGGCAAGGAGGCATCCCCTGTTATCATTGCTATAATGGTAACTGCAACTATTCCTATCAACATACTGCCCCTTACTTTCAAAACTTCAAGCACTGCAATTATTGCCAGACCTAAAAGTCCTAAAACAAGAGGAGTAGTCATTTTTCCTATTCCAACAAGAGTGGCGGGATTAGCAACTATAAGACCCATTCCTTTGAACCCTATCAAGGTTATGAAAAGCCCTATCCCTGCTGCTGTGGCAAGCCTTATTTCTTTTGGAATTGCAAAAACTATCCATTTTCTTATCCCCAAAAGTGTAAGAAGTAAAAAAAGAACCCCTGAAAGAAAAACAACACCAAGTGCAGTTTGCCAGCTTATCTGCTTTCCTATTACAAGGCTGAATGCAAAAAAAGCATTAAGTCCCATTCCCGGAGCCATTGCAAAAGGTACCTTTCCCCATAGCCCGGCAAGCATTGTTCCCAAAAAGGCTGCAAGTATTGTAACAGTAATGAGTGCACCTTTATCCATTCCTGTAGCGGAAAGAATATCCGGGTTTACAAAAATAATATAGGCCATGGTAAGAAAAGTAGTAGTTCCAGCTATTATTTCCTGTTTTACATTTGTTCCGTGGCTTTTCAGCCCGAAAAAATTTTCAATTAGTTTAAACATTTCTCCTCCCCTGAAAATAACTATGGTTAATTCTATTAAATACTAATCTGAAAAAGTTAAACACAAACAAAAACTTTTTCTACATTTATCCTTGATTTTTGTCAAAACCAATATCTTTAATTATTAAGCAAGCCACAAAAGACTATATTAAAAAACCCAATAAAAACAAATCAAGGCTAGTCAAATTTAAAGCTTCTTAAATAAAAAAATGCATCAGGTTTCAACTTTGATATTCCTGATGCATTTCAATAAAAGTTTTTAAATTTTTTATTAAGTTTAACAAAACTTCAAATTAGGCTTTTTTTCCTTTGTCAACAAAACTACCCATTGTTTTAACAAAACCTGTAATATCTGAAAGGTCTGTAGGTATAACAAGAGAGGTTGACTCTTTTGCAAGATTTCCAAATTGACCAATATATTGTTCTGCAATTCTTAAATTAACAGCTGCTTCTCCACCTTCTTCTTTTATTGCCAAACCCACAACTTTAAGACTTTGGGATATTGCATTTGCAACTTTTAAAATCTCCTGAGCATGACCTTCAGCTTCATTGATTCTTTTTTGCATTTCACCTTCTGATACAGAAATTGCTTCTTTTTTCATCCCTTCTGCCCTGTTTATTCTTGACTGTCTGTCCCCTTCAGACTCAGCAATTGCAGCTCTTTTATCCCTTTCTGCCTTCATTTGCCTTTCCATTGCTTCCTTTATACTTTGAGGAGGAACAATATTTTTCACTTCATATCTTGTAACTTTTACTCCCCATGGATCAGAAGCTTTATCAACTGCTGCAACAATAGTTCCGTTGATATTGTCCCTTTCTTCAAAAGTCTTATCAAGCTCCATTTTACCGATCACACTTCTCATGGTAGTCTGTGCAAGCTGAATTGAAGCAAACCTGTAATTATCAATTCCATATGATGCTTTATTGGCATCAAGAACCTGCATATATAAAATACCGTCAACTTCAACAGAAATGTTGTCTTTTGTTATACAAGTCTGAGAAGGAACATCTATGGCCTGCTCCTTTAAAGTGTGTTTGTATGAAACCTTATCAAGAAACGGAATCAGAATATGAAACCCTGCGTGAAGAGTTGCTCTGTATTTACCTAATCTTTCAACTACAAATGCTTCTTTCTGGGGAATCACCCTTGCTGTTTTTACAACAACAATAACTGCAAAAACAACAAGACCAATAATTATCAATGAATAGCCCGTCATGTTTATTCCTCTTTTTTAAATGGTTTTACAATAAGCCGTATGCTTTTTCTTCCTATTATTTGAACAGGTTCACCTTGTTTTATTTCAAAATCCGAATCTGCACCCCAGTCAGATCCTCGAAACATTACCTTACCCGCTGAATTTGGAGAAATATCAGTTGAGGCAACAGCTTTTTCTCCAACTATACCATTTGTTTCGCCCTCAGATACATTTTGTATCTTTCCTGTAAAGACAGAACTGAGTTTTTTCCTTAAAAAGAAAAGAAGAAGAAGAGACAACCCAAGAAAAACTGAAAGCTGAACATCCAGACTCATTTTGACTCCAAGGGTAATAAGGGCAACAGCCCAAGCTCCTAAACCGAAAAAAACTATAATGAACCCAGACGAAGCAAGTTCAGCAATAAACATGATTAAGCCTGCAATAAACCACAACACTTCTGGTTTTAGAAATAAATCAAACATTTTCACTCCGCTTATAAAAATTTATTGGTTATAAAAAACAAACCAAGTCTAAAAAAGATATAAATTTAACCTGGTTGAATTTTATACTAGATTCCCATTTTTAGGCTTTTATTTTTTTATATTTTATTTTGGAATTACCAAACCTGCAGGCTTAAGCTCTAACCAAGCTTTATATACATTAAATATTTTACAATTACACTAAATTTCTACTGATCACTAAGTGTCAATTAATAAAAACTGTTTGATTTCAAAAATAAAAAATTCTATATATGCTTTTTGTTGAATAAATGAAAACACAAGGGAATTTACCTTATCATGACAGAATATTACGGACTCGAACAACTTGAAGGCAATAATTTAAGCACCATAGCAACAATAGGAAATTTTGACGGAGTACATAAAGGTCATCAAGAACTTATAAAACTTGCCGTAGAAAAAGGTAAAGAAAATAATTTAAGGACAATGGCTGTCACTTTTCATCCCCACCCCATGAAATGTATAAAGCCGGGAAATCATCCTCCAACTATTACCCCCCTTGAGCAAAAAATTGAATTGTTAAATCACTTTGGACTTGATGATATTCTTATTATCAAATTTACAAAAGAATTTGCAAATCTTGGAGCGGCCCAATTTATTGAAGATATTC harbors:
- a CDS encoding integration host factor subunit alpha, which produces MALTKNDIIEQVYELGFSKKDASEHVETLLEIMKSSLENGEDILISGFGKFCIKEKEARRGRNPATGKDLMLPPRKIVTFKCSGKLREKIN
- a CDS encoding phosphoribosyltransferase family protein, with amino-acid sequence MSEKVEKYFISPEMLENDSWGFAKKLFKKNLDFDLFVGITRGGAQVSVYIQEVFTVLTKTRKKYATIQAQSYKGIYHASNEVEVDNIEGVIRQVEDGTRIIVIDDIFDRGKTFEGVKNKLLNTIDKKNVSLTMAALYYKPENRVANMLPDEYYKTFESHQWIVLPHELEELTENEMKAKGFIFPD
- a CDS encoding NCS2 family permease, with amino-acid sequence MFKLIENFFGLKSHGTNVKQEIIAGTTTFLTMAYIIFVNPDILSATGMDKGALITVTILAAFLGTMLAGLWGKVPFAMAPGMGLNAFFAFSLVIGKQISWQTALGVVFLSGVLFLLLTLLGIRKWIVFAIPKEIRLATAAGIGLFITLIGFKGMGLIVANPATLVGIGKMTTPLVLGLLGLAIIAVLEVLKVRGSMLIGIVAVTIIAMITGDASLPEKFISTPPSPGPIFLELDILGALKWSLWGAIFSFIFVDLFDSLGTILACSYEAKLVDEDGNIEKIDRVLEADAVATIAGALLGTSTTTTYVESGAGIAVGGRTGLTSVVTAFLFLLALLFTPFIAIVPTFATAPALVIVGVFMFKNVGMINFSKFHTGIPAFLTIILMPLTYSISMGLAVGFVSYCILGLFSGNIKKIHPLMWIIGVFSFIDIILNTI
- a CDS encoding stomatin-like protein, translated to MTGYSLIIIGLVVFAVIVVVKTARVIPQKEAFVVERLGKYRATLHAGFHILIPFLDKVSYKHTLKEQAIDVPSQTCITKDNISVEVDGILYMQVLDANKASYGIDNYRFASIQLAQTTMRSVIGKMELDKTFEERDNINGTIVAAVDKASDPWGVKVTRYEVKNIVPPQSIKEAMERQMKAERDKRAAIAESEGDRQSRINRAEGMKKEAISVSEGEMQKRINEAEGHAQEILKVANAISQSLKVVGLAIKEEGGEAAVNLRIAEQYIGQFGNLAKESTSLVIPTDLSDITGFVKTMGSFVDKGKKA
- a CDS encoding NfeD family protein — protein: MFDLFLKPEVLWFIAGLIMFIAELASSGFIIVFFGLGAWAVALITLGVKMSLDVQLSVFLGLSLLLLFFLRKKLSSVFTGKIQNVSEGETNGIVGEKAVASTDISPNSAGKVMFRGSDWGADSDFEIKQGEPVQIIGRKSIRLIVKPFKKEE